Below is a window of Falco peregrinus isolate bFalPer1 chromosome 3, bFalPer1.pri, whole genome shotgun sequence DNA.
GGGGATTTGGGGGTTGTTTTGAGGGGATTTGGGGGATTTGGGGGATTTTGAGGTTGTTTGGGGGAGCTTTGGGGTGATACCGGGATGTTTTGGGGAGCTCTGGAGTGATCGAGGGTGTTTGGGGGGGATTTAGGGGTATTTTGGGGGTAtttggggtgttttgggggATTCAGGGGGATTTTGGGGGGATTTGGGGGTGTTTTGGGGGGATTCTGGGATATTTTGTGGGAATTCGGGGTATTTGGGGGGATCTGGGGGTTGTTTGGGGGAGCTTTGGGGTGATCCTGGGATGTTTTGGGGGGGATTCGGGGGGATTTGGCAATATTTTGCAAGAATTTAGGCTGTTTGGGGGCGACTCAGGGGTGTTTGGGGACGATTCGGggcttttttttggtatttggGGGATTTTGAGGTGATTGGGGGTATTTGGGCTGGTTTGGGGTCACTTAGGTGGTTTGGGAGGTTTTGGGCGGTCTCGGGGGATTGGGGGGCGTTCGGGGATACCCTGGGGGGCTCTGAGCCCATTTTGGGGCCACTCCAGCCGTTTTTGGTGACAGGGGTTTTCGGGGCGCAGGTGGGGGGGCCATGGGGCGACTCTGCCGGTGCCGGTGTCGGCGCCGGGGTGAAGGTCGGGGTCAAGGTCGGGGTCAAGGTCGGGGTCACCGGCGCTGCCGCCACCCCCAGACGAAGTCCCCTCCCAAATCGCAGGTAGGTCGAGGTCCTCGATTTTGGGGTGAATTTGGGGCTTTGGGGAGGGGTGGGGCTGTTCGCAGAACACCTCGCCttgcaggctgcctgcccacTGATGACGTCACCGATGACATCACTGATGACATCACCGATGAAGTCACTGCCGCTGGCAGCAACCACCACCTACATCATCTGGCCCCCCCCAGCCATCGTCACCCTGGGGGGGCCCCGAGTGGCGCTGGTGAAGGGGGGcggccctgcccagccccaaaaatgctgtttttagccccaaaaatgctggttttagctgttgcttttAGCCCCAAATACTGGTTTCAGCCCCCAAAATGTTGGGTTTAGCCCCCAAAATGTTTGGTTTAGCCCCCAAAATGATGGGTTACCCCCCAAATGGTGTTGTGACTGAAAACCCGCCATTTGCCCTTGAAAGATGAGGTGGATTGCTCCAAAATCAGGATTTTTAGCCCCAAAACGGGCCTCACAGGCCCAAAATGGTGCTCAGCTGCCCAAAAAAGGGCCTTTTTGCAccaaaatcaacatttttagCCTCCAAATAAAGATTTTTAGCTCCAAAATGGGCCTCTCAGGCCTAAAACAGTGCTCAACTGCCAAAAGAAGGGCCTTTTTGCACCAAAATCAGGAGGTTTAGCCCCCAAATCAGGATTTTTAGCCCCAAAATCAGCCTTGCAGGCCCAAAGCAGCGCTCAGCTACCCAAAAAAGAGCCTTTTTGCCCACAAATCAGGATTTTTAGCCCCAAAATggcctttcctccctctcctcaaAACGGGAATTTGGCCCCCAAGCTCCTTTTGACCTGAAACCGCCTTTTCTCCCCCCAAAATAGGGTTAaaatttttcagtgctgaaacTTGGCTTTGACCccaaaacttgtttttttttatgtgggtttgtgtttttttttttcctctggaagaaaaaaggccCAAAATGGCAGGTTTTGACCCCAAaatggaggagggggagggggagttTGACCCCGAGTAGCGTCTTGCCCTAAAATCCAGGGTTTTGCCCTAAAACCGACCGGTCCATTAGAAAAACAGGATTTGCTTCAACCCCCCAGATTTGGCCCCCAAAAATCATGTTTGACCCCAAATCCCAGGTTTTCACCCGAAACTCGGGTTGGGGCCTCTGCCGGAGCCTCGGCCCCCCAAATTGCCGTTTTTCTCCTCAAAAATTggaaaaaactattaaaatttGTGATTTGACCCCGCGGAGCCCTtgggcctggggaggggggtggggtgggggaggggctgGCAGGTGCCCAGgtgcactggggggggggggggggaggggtacttccaggggtggggggaggggcgctgggggggggggtggtgacCCAGTGGCCCTGGTGGGGGAGGGGCTGGGACACCTGCAtcccctcttctcccctcccttggcggggggggggggggggggggaggggcggggcagGACGTgtgttcccctccccccccccggggtTCAAGGCCAGCGGCGCtgcccatcccccccccccccccccgtgcgGCGAGCGATGGAGGGGGTGGTGCTGCTGACCCACATCGTGCCGGGGGGGGTCGGGCCTGGGGCCCCCCGGTAAGAGCGGCCGGCGCTTGTGGGGGGAGCCCCTGGCCCTGGGAGTAAGTGGGGAGTAACCCGTGAAGTAactgcccggggggggggggggattgcTGGGTGAGCTGGGTGAGTAGGAGTAAAGGGTGAGTAGGAAGTGTAGGGGTAAGGGGGAGTAGGGAGTGAATAGGGGGTGGGTAGGGGTGAGTAGGGGTAAGGGGGAGTAGGGGGTGAGTGGGTGGTGCACAGGGTATGAGTAGGAGGTGAGTAGGGGGGGTGTAGGTGTaagggggaggaaggagtgAGTAGGCGGTGCATAGGGGATGGGTAGGGGGTTGTAGGGGTATGCGGGGAGTATGGAGTGAGTAGGGAGTGCATAGGGGGTGAGTTGGGGGGCTGTAGGGTTTAAAGTGATATTAGGGAGTAAGTAGGTGGTGCATGATGGTGAGTAGGGGGTGAGTGAAGCAGTGTAGGGGTGAGTAGGGAGTATGGAGTTAGTAAGGGGTGCATAAGGGTGAGCAGGGGGTGAGTAGGGCTAAGGGGGGGTGAGCTAGGAGTAGGGGCAGGTTTTGATGGCGAATAGGGGATGAGAAGTTGGGGTGTAGGGGGGTGTAGGTAAGGGGGAGTATGGAGTGAGTGGGCAGTGCATCGGGGTGAGTAGGGGGTATAGAGGTAAGGGGGAGCAGGAAGTAAGTAGGCATGCAGAGGGGGTGGGTAGGGGGTGTGGGGAAAGGGGGAGTAGGCAGTGAGTAGATGGTGCATGGGGGGTGAGTAGGGGAGGAAGAGGGTGGTGTAGGGATATGGGGGAGTAGGGAGTGAGTAGGTGGTGCACAGGGGTGAGTAGGAAGAAGGGGTGAGTGGGGTAAGAGATGGGAGGGCAATAAGCGTGAGTGGAGTAGGGGGGTGAGTAGGTGTGGGTAGATCTAAGGGGAGAGTAGGGGTGTAGGGTGAAGGGGGAGTAGGCAGTGAGTAGGGCTGCATAGGGGGTGAGTAGGAGTAGGGTGAGTAGGGTGCAAGTAGGAGTGTAGGGGTGAGGGGGAGCAGGGATGAGTAGGGGGTGAGTAGAGGCTGAGTAGGGGGCATAGGGGTGAGAGGGAGCAGGGGTGATTAGGGGGTGAGTAGAGGCTGAGTAGGGGGCATAGGGGTGAGGGGGAGCAGGGGTGAGTAGGGGGTGAGTAGAGGCTGAGTAGGGGGTGCAGGGGTAAGGGGGAGCAGGGATGAATAGGGGGTGAGTAGAGGCTGAGTAGGGGGTGTAGGGGTGAGTGGGAGTAGGCAGTGCATAGGGGGTGAGGAGGGAAGGAGTGAGGGAGGGGAGTAGTGACTGAGTAAGGGTGTGTGGGTGGGGCCAGCCCAGGCCCCGCGCCCACCACCGGCCCTGCCCCCACCCACCGCCGCCCCTGCAGGTGAcgcaggtgctgctgggggcgCTGCAGGTGGCCCTGGGTGGGACCCTCCTGGTGGCCCTGAGGGACCCGCTGGGGGCCCATCTGGGGGTCCCCCTGGGCACCGGCACCCTGGTGAGAGTTATGAGGCAGGGGGGGCACTTATGAGTGGGGGGCACTTATGGGGCAAGGGGGGTGGTTATGGGGGGGCACTTAAAGGGTGGGGGGCTgatggggcagggtgggaattatggggtgggggggactTATGGGGCCGGAGGGCAGTTATGGGGTGAGGAGGCACTTATGGGGCAGGAGGGCATTTATGGGCGTGGGGCACCTATGGGGCAAGGGGGTGTTTATGGGGTTGGGGGGCACTTATGGGGCAGGAGGGCATTTATGGGCGTGGGGCACCTATGGGGCAAGGGGGGTGTTTATGGGGTTGGGGGGCACttatggggcaggggggcactTATGGGGCAATGGGGTGGTTATGGGGGGCACTTATGTGGTGGGGGGCTgatggggcagggtgggaggtATGGCACGGGGGTGAAttatggggcaggggggcagttATGGGGTGTGGAGGCATTTATGGGGGAGGGGCACTTATGGACCAGGGGGGCACTTATGTGGCAGTGGGGCACttatggggcaggggggcattTATGGGTGGGGGGCACTTATGGGGCAATGGGGTAGTTATGGGGGGGCACTTATGGGGTGAGGGGCTgatggggcagggtggggatTATGGGGTGGAGGGGACAcatggggcagaggggcagtTATGAGGTGAGGAAGCACttatggggcaggggggaactTATGGTGTCAGGGGGCATttatggggcaggggggcactTATGGGACAGGGGAGTGGTTATGGGGGGGCACATATGTGATGGGGGGCTgatggggcagggtggggatTATGGGAGGACATATGGAGGGGGAGGCAGTTATGGGGTGGGGAGGCACTTATGGGGCAGGGACACTTATGGGGCAGCCCCTGACCCAcacctgcccccccaccccctcagaTGATGGTGTCAGGGGTGGTGCTGGTGGCGATGGCGCAGAGACCCTCAGTGAAGCTGGTGAGttgggggggatggggacacgTGTGGGGCACGCTATGGGGCAGCAGGGGGGTGACAGCAGGGGGTGACACGCTGCCCCACGGTGCAGGCACGGGCAGGGCTGGCGCTaggggtgctgggtgccatCTTCTCCTTcctggagctggtgctgcagggggTGCTCCTGCCCTATGGGCTGCCCCACATGCCACCGCGTGGGACCCCCCATGCAGGTACGGGGGGCTATGGGGCTATGGGGGCTATGGGGGGTCCATAGGGGTGCCTGGGGCTTTGAGGGCCTATGGGGCAGCTATGGGGCTTTGTGGGACTATGGGGCAGCTATGGGGCTATGGGGGGCCATGGGGGGCTATGGGGAATTGGGGGGGTCCATGGGGGCCTACGGGGGCTTTGGGGAGCTATGGGGCAGCTATGGGGCTATGGGGGGGCCATGGGGCCCACTCTGAGGGGCCCAGGAGGGTGGGGGGGGTCCATGGGGGGCTATGGGGTTTTGAGAAACTATGGGGCAGCTATGGGGCTTTGGGGGGCTTTAGGGGTCCTCGGGGGGCTATGGGTCGTCTATGGGGGCTATGGGGCTGCTATGGGGCAGCTGTAGGGCTTTGGGGGGCTATAGGGCCTCTATGGGGGGCCATGGGGTGCTATGGGGGGCTATGGGAGGCTGTGGGGCGCTATGAGGGGTCTATGGGGCGCTatggggggggctgtgggggagTCTGTGGGGCGCTATGGGGGGATCTATGGGGCACTGTGGGGCGCtatggggggctgggggctgggctCTGGGGTCTGTGGCCCCTCCCTCTCACCGGCAGGGGGGCGCCGCGCGGGAGGGAGGGGCCGTGGCCAGGCGCGATGGACGGAGCCTCACAGGCCTCGCCcctcgccccctcccccgcacAGGGCGTGGTGTTGGGGGCGCAGCTAGTGCTGATGACgtcggcggcggcggggggcggcgctAACGGTGACGGGAGCGGTGGCAGCagcccgggggggcggggcggggccggccggtGAGCGGGGGCGGGGCCCATGGGGGGGaggggcccggggcggggccCGAAGGGCGGGACAGGGCCTACCATTGAGCAAGGGTGGGGACCAAGAGGGGCGGGGCCAGGAGAGCGAGGAGGGGTGGTGAGTGGGGGTGGGGCCCTGGGAGAGGGGGGCGGTGACGGACGGTGAGAGGGGGCAGGGCCTGAGGCGGGGGGGCAGGATGGCTGGGTGCCATATAAGAAGTAGGGGGCAGGGACTGGGCTCCATATAAGGAATAGGGAGTGGGTCTGGGAGTCATAGAAGTGGAAGGGGGAGGGGCCAGGATGCCTGGGTGCAAGGTTTAGGGGGCGGGGCCAGGATGGCTAGATGCCATGTAAGGGATAGGAGGGGGGGACAAGAATGGCTGGGTGCCATATAAGGTGAAGGGGGCAGGGCCTGGGTGCCCTATAAGGGGGAAGACACGGGGCCAGGATGGCTTGGTGCCAtaaaaggggaagggggaggggcCAGGATGGCTGGGTGCACTATAAGGAGAAGGGGGTGGGGGCCTGGGTGCCCTCTAAGGGGAAGATACGTGGCCAGGGTGGCTGTTAGCCATATaaggggaagggggtggggcCAGGATGCCCTATAAGAGGAAGGGGGCGTAGCATGCCCCGCCTCCTGCTGacccccgccccctcccctcccccagcctgtggtGGTCTACCAGACGGCGCTGCCcagcgcggggggcggggctaAGCGAggccccactccccacccccgcccctCAATAAAGACCAAAGACCGGGACTCCACAGTGCTGCCACCTCTGCTTGGGGGTGGGCGTGGCCATCCAGGGCTCCACCCCCCTCGCCATCATCCTATTGGCTGAGCTCATGGGGAGGGTCCTGCTGGCCAATCAGCAGcctctctgcctttgcctggCCCCACCGCCCCCACTGGCCAATCAGTGCCCTCCCTGTGGTGCCCAGCCCCGCCTCTTGCCTTCCCCCAGCCGCTCAATCAGCACGCAGCACTGACACTGTTGGCTCCCTCCCCCCTGGTGACATCACAGCCACGCGGGGGAGGGTTCGTTTAATGAAAAGTGGGTGGAGCGTCCAGCGCAGCGGCGAGGCTGGGCCTCACGAGGGGGCGGGGCTTTCTGTCCTTGCCCAGCCCTCTCTTCCTTcagcagggtgggggaggggcggcAGCCTCAGATCTGGGCGATGTCGTaggcgctggggggggggaggggaggtcacgtgggcagggtggggggtgtggaGGCAAAAAGGGGTGGGGGCTTCTAGGGGGAGGCTGCAAGGGGGGAGGGGTGACCCACGGGGTGGGGAGGGGTCAGCCATGGGGGGTCGGGGTCACCCATGGTGGGGAAGGGGTCACCCAGAGGGGGAGGGGTCACCCATGGGGTGGAGTGGTAAGCCATGGAGGGGAGGGGTCACCCATGGGGGGGAGGGGTCACCCAtatgggggggaggggtgaCCCATGGGGGGAGGGGCCCTTTAAGTGGGGATCCCCAAGACTGCAGGGGGttatggggggagggggtggggtaACCCAagggggggggtgaggggagggggtccccctggggtggggggagggatCCTCACTTCTTCCTCTTCCGGCCCTGGCAGTGGGGGGGCTTCCCGCACTTCccacctggggggggggggaggggagagaggaacGTTGGGGGGTGAAGGGGGGAGGGGCCCCCAGAGCACGGGTGACCTCTGACCCCGAggggccccggggggggggaggggcatCACTCACAGGCGATGACGCCGATGCCGGTGACAAAGAGCGCGGCTGCCACACCAGCCCCCCAGCGCCGCAGGGATGGGTAGTCTGGGGGGCGGGGCGAGAGGGGGGAGGGGTCACAGGGGGCGGGGCcaaaagggggtggggggtcgAAAAGGAGTGGAGGGTgaaaaggggcggggggggtaAAGGAGCTGTaaagggggtggaggggggttGTAGTTTCATGGAGGGGTGTGGTTTGCAGGGGCGTGGCTTGGGAGAGGCGTGGCTTGGGGCATGGCTTTTGGGGGGCCACGGTGGGGGTATGGCTTTGGGAGGGGCATGGCTAGCTGGAATGTGGCTGGGGAGAGGTGTGGTTTTGTGGAGGGGCGGGGCTTTTGGAGGCATGGTTAGGGAAGGGCGTGGCTAGGGAGAGACATGACTGGGGAGGGGTGTGGTTTCACGGAGGGGCGTGGCTTGGGAGGGGCGTGGTTTGGGGATGTGGCTTTGTGAGGGGCTGCGATGTGGCGGCATGGCTCTGGGTGAGGCGTGGCTAGCTGGAAtgtggctggggaggggtgtGGTTTTGTGGAGGGGCAGGGCCTTTGGGAGGGGCGTGGTTAGGGAAGGGCATGGCTGGGGAGGGGCGTGGTTTCATGGAGGGGCGGAGCTTTTTTGGGGGCATGGCTTAACGGAGGGCATGGCTGGGGATGGGGTGTGGTTTGGGAGGGACATAGCTGGGGAGGGGCGTGGCTTTTGGGGGTGTGGATTCACAGAGGGTTATGGGAGCGTGGCTGGGGAAGGGCATGGTTGGGGGCATGGCTGGGGAGGGGCCGTGGCTAGGGAGGGGGCGTGGTTTCACAGAGGGCtatggctggggaggggggcgtAGCACCATGGGTGGGGGCTATGGGGTGGGAAAAGCTCCGCCCCATGAATCGGAAAGGGGCGGTGATTTTAAGGAGGGGGTGGAGCAGTTGAGGTGGGTGTGGCCTGGGGTGGGGCAGAGCTGTAATGGGGCGGGGGCTAGGGCAAGCAAACAAGGGGCTTTaggaagggggggtggggctTGTGGCAGGTAGGGGGCCGGGGGCCAGGGGTGGGGCATGGGAGGGGCGGGGCtccggcggggggcggggctggaGGACTGACCGTAGTAGAACTCATCCTTCAGGTTCCCATCGTccccctgggggggggggggggagaagggaggggcTCAGCCGGCAcagccccaccccacccccccatgtcccccatgtcccccattATGACCCCATGTCCCCAAGTGTCCCCACGTGTCCCCAtgtgaccccttttcccgtgtccccccccggccccccccgtGTCCCTCGATGTCCCCCCATTTTTGTCCCCATGTCGTCCTCATGTCCCCTcccatgtccccatgtcccccccgtgtccccaccatgtgtccccatgtccctgtgtgtgtccccatgtccccttATGCCCCCCTGTGTCCCTCTGTATCcgtcccccatgtccccccatgGTTCCCCATGTCCCCCTGTGTCCCTCCATGTCCCCCCCTCGTGTGGCCCCCATGTCCCTCCCATGTCCCCCCCACGTCCCCCCCCATGTGTCCCCATGTCTTTCATATCCCCCCTATgtccccccgtgtcccccccatgtccccctgtgtccctctgtgtcccccccgtgtgtccccatgtcccccccacATCCCCTCATGtccccccccgtgtcccccaaTGTTCCCCTCATGTCCTCCCCCGTgtgtcccccatgtcccctcATGTCCCCCCACGTCCCCTGTGTGTCCCATGTCTCCCTACATGTCCCTGTGtgtccccccatgtccccctgtGTCCCTCCATGtccccccccgtgtccccctcATGTTGTCCCCATGTCACCCTACATGTCCCTGTGTGTGTCCCCACGTCCCCTCCATGTCCCCCTGTGTCCCTccatgtccctgtgtcccccccatgtccccccgtgggtccccatgtccccctgtgtccctctgtgtccctgtgtcccccccatgtccccctgtGTCCCAGGTTTTGGGGAggggccctgggggggggggcaggcgtGGAGGGCATCCCAGATGTCTGGGGGGGTTCCTAtgccaggggagggggggtcccAGGTGTCGGGGGGGGTCCcaggttttggggggggggtcccagacttgggggggtggggggcaaggcatggggggggggtgggtgtccCAGATGTGGGAGGGGTCCCCAGGACGGGGGGGAGGATTCAGATGTCCGGGGGATCCCCCAGATGTTGGGGGGGAGGTCCCAGATAGGGGGGGGTCCCAGGACGGCAGGGGGGGGTGTCCCAGGTGTCCGGGGGGTCCCGAGAtgttgggggtgtgtgtcccCAGACATGGGGGGGGGTCCCAGATGTCTGGGGGCATCCCCAGATGTCGGGGGGGGTCCCATGCCAGGGAGGGGGGGTCCTGGGTGTtcgggggggggtcccaggtTTTGGGGGGGGTCCCAGACTTGGGAGGGGGGGCAAGGCATGGGGAGGGTccccgggggggggtggggggtggtgtcCCAGGTGTCCGGGGGGGTCCCCAGatgttggggggggggtcccagaCATGGGGGAGGGGGCCAACACTCACcagggtggggggggcggggtgtcCCACTGCTCTTGGGGGTCAGGGAGGGTCGTGGGGGGAGGGGTCGGTCTGTACCcctggggacacacacacataccacGCTTCCAGTTCAGACCAGTACAGAGCCGCACAGGCCGCTGCTACCAGTCTACACCCCCACAGCCCAGTCCCTCCCCAGTTCCACACCAGTATGGATCGCTACggaccaccaccaccccacccccagctaCACCCCAGTCCTCCCCAGTATAGACCAGTACAAACCAatgccccccccctcccccctcaccTGGACtggaggcagctgtgggtgccagCGGGGTTGAACTGGTCCATACTGGGGAAGGGAACGGAGGCGTCCGGGGGGCTTGGGGTGTAAAGGGTCGagcccctccccaccccaaagacccccagccccggggggggggcagggatcagaccctccccccccccccccccaaagccGCAGGGATCGGGCCCCTCCCCTACCCCAAAgacccccagccccggggggggcagggatcagacccctcccccccccccaaagccGCAGGGGTCGggcccctccccccctccaaagcctcccccagccccggggggcaGTCGTGGTCTCACCTTGGCCCGGGGTCACGAGCGAGGTCACGGTCAGGAGCCAGAGGGGCAGCGGGAGCTGGGGGgagtggcagggctggggggggggccaggactggcgggggggggggggggagggggtgtcgccgcgccccggccccaCCCAAGGGCATCCGGGCCCTTATAGCGGCCCCTATAGGGggaattggggggggggaggggggacagccACCCACCCCCGGGGGTGATAATgatgaggggtgggggggggggggtgaggggagctCACCCCTCATGGCGCGGCGcagggcaggggccggggggggggatgggCGGGGGGGAGGNNNNNNNNNNNNNNNNNNNNNNNNNNNNNNNNNNNNNNNNNNNNNNNNNNNNNNNNNNNNNNNNNNNNNNNNNNNNNNNNNNNNNNNNNNNNNNNNNNNNNNNNNNNNNNNNNNNNNNNNNNNNNNNNNNNNNNNNNNNNNNNNNNNNNNNNNNNNNNNNNNNNNNNNNNNNNNNNNNNNNNNNNNNNNNNNNNNNNNNNTAATTCTGCCCCAAATCCCCATAATTCCACCCCAAATCCCTTAATTTCACCCCAAATCCCCTTAATTCTGCCCCAAATCCCCATAATTCTGCCCCAAAATCCCCTTAATTCCACCCCAAATCCCCTTAATTCCCACACTAAATCCACTTAATATTCTGACCCAAAATCCCTTAATTCCACCCCAAATCCCTTAATTCCATGCGAAATCCCTTAATTCTGCCACAAATCCCCTTAATTTCATCCCAAACCCCCTTATTTCAACCTCAAATCCCCTTAAAATCTGCCCAAATTCTTGTAATTCTGCCACAAATTCCCTTAATTCCAGCACAAATCCTCTAAATTCCACCCCAAATCCCTTAATTCTGCCCAAATACCTTAATTCCACCCCAAATCCCCACAATTCTGCCCAAATTCTCTTAATTCTGCCCCCAAATCCCCTAAATTTCAACACAAATCCCTTAATTCTGCCCCAAATCCCCATAATTCTGCCCCAAATCCCCTTAATTTCACCCCAAATCTCCTTAATTCTGCCCAAATGCCCTTAATTCCCCCCCAAATCCATGaatccccccccccaaatccccccCAATTCCCCCCCAAATCCCCCCCAGTTCTCTCCAATTCCCCCAGTTCCCCCTCAAATCTCCTGAACTCCTCCTACCCAGGTGGGTGGCCCCGGTCCAGGTGGTGGGGaccccagtgtccccagcacTCCCAGTGCCCACCAGTGCCCCCAGCGCCCCCAATATCCCCAATGTTCCCAGTTCCCCCCAGTGTCCCCAAAGACCCCAGTACCCCCCAGTATCCCCAGTGCCCACCTGTGCGCCCAGTGCCCCCAACACCCCCAATATCCCCAGAatccccagcacccacctgtgCCCCCAGCACTCCCAGTGCCCACCTGTCCAGGTGTGCCCCCCAGCGCCCCCGGtatccccagcaccccccagtgCCCACCAGTGCCCTCAGTGCCCCAATATCGCCAGTGTTCCCCAGTtcccccagtgtccccagcacccccagtgtccccagtatccccagcacccccagtaTCCCCCAGCAacccccagtgtccccagtgcccccagcacccccagtgcccccagttcccccagcaccccccagcgCACACCTGTTCCGGCATGCCCCCAGTGTCCTCAGTGCCCCCAGTATCCCCAGTGCCCTCAGCGCCCACCTGTGCCCCCAGCGCCCTCagccccccctcagcccccccagtgcccccagtgcCCACCTGTGCTGGCGTGCCCCCCAGGCCACTGTAGGCGTTGCCGTCGTTGGCCAGTCCCGTGGTCCACTGGAGGTCCCCGTAGTTCAGCATGACGAAGGATGTGGCCCCATCAGTGGCCAACACAGCCTGGAAGGTGTTCACCTGGGGAgtgggtgggggaggggaaggaggaacgTCACCACGGTGTCACTGTGTCACCGTGACCCATTGCTGTGGTCCTCCAGCTGGTCCTCCTCCTCCTACCTTCTTGGAGGCAGCTCCGAAGAAGGAGACACGGTACCAGGTGGCCACGAAAGCCCAGGTGGGCTTGGGGGTGGGGTCAGAGGAGGTCACGGCTGGGGTGAGGTCACGAGTCAAGCGgggccagcagctctggctcctgGCTTTGCCGGTAGAAGACATCTCCTCCCAGTCTGGTGTCCACGTCGGCCCAATATGGAGCCACAAAAGGGGCGGTGGCCTGGTAGCGGGAAGGGCTCCGGAGTGAATTCTGGGACTCCGGTCCCGAAGGACACGACTCCGTTGTTGTTCACCTGGAGGAAGGAACCACCCCCGTCATGGTGACCCACCTGTGGTGCATGGCCACCACCTGGGGTGGCCTTCATCCAGGGTGGCACCAACCGTTGATGGCCTCCAACCAGGGATGTGTCTTCAACCATGGTGAGCATAGTCATGGCATCGCCAACCATGGTGACCTCAACCATGCTGACCCCCAACTGTGGTGGCCCCAAACCCATGGTGGCCCCAAACCCATGGAGGACCCAAACCCATGGAGGACCCAAACCCATGGTGCCCCCCAGCCAGTGTCCCTCCACCTATAATGGCCCCAAACCCATGGTGTCCCCAAACCTGTGGTCACCCCCAGCCAGGGTACCTCCACCTATAGTGGTTCCAACACACGGTGGTCCCAAACCCGTCATGGCCCCAACTCCATGGTGGCCCCATAACTGTGGTGGCCCCATAACTGTGGTGGCCCCAAACCATGGTGGCCCCCAACCATGGTACCTCAACCTATAGTGGCTCCAACACATGGTGGCTCCAACCCCATAGTAGCCCCAACCCCATGGTGGCCCCCAACCTGTGGTGGCCCCAAACTCATGGTGACCCCAAACCCGTGGTGGCACCTAA
It encodes the following:
- the LOC101914978 gene encoding LOW QUALITY PROTEIN: sushi, nidogen and EGF-like domain-containing protein 1 (The sequence of the model RefSeq protein was modified relative to this genomic sequence to represent the inferred CDS: deleted 2 bases in 2 codons): MAPWWPPLGGLLYPFGPAVGDEATPREDDGMSPEIQLWQPFSFYGRSHRSLYVNNNGVVSFGTGVPEFTPEPFPLPGTAPFVAPYWADVDTRLGGDVFYRQSQEPELLPRLTRDLTPAVTSSDPTPKPTWAFVATWYRVSFFGAASKKVNTFQAVLATDGATSFVMLNYGDLQWTTGLANDGNAYSGLGGTPAQGPL